One Fimbriiglobus ruber genomic window carries:
- a CDS encoding DUF2312 domain-containing protein yields the protein MIDTSQSADQLRSVIERIEKLTEDKEAIAADIRDVYAESKGHGFDSKAIRQIIKLRKLDASERDEQESILDTYLRALGMAPELEDDEEAA from the coding sequence ATGATCGATACCAGTCAGTCAGCCGACCAACTTAGGAGTGTGATCGAGCGTATCGAAAAATTGACTGAGGATAAGGAAGCCATCGCTGCGGACATCCGTGACGTTTACGCGGAAAGTAAGGGTCACGGTTTCGATTCGAAGGCGATCCGCCAGATCATTAAGCTCCGGAAGCTGGACGCCAGCGAACGCGACGAGCAGGAATCGATTCTCGATACCTACCTCCGCGCTCTTGGTATGGCCCCTGAACTGGAAGACGACGAGGAGGCGGCATGA
- a CDS encoding adenylate/guanylate cyclase domain-containing protein, with protein sequence MDNITRFAGKVAASKLFKDIDDIPGLLRSLNAGEVVLPLGKQLVTPGTKPSKVFWIIAEGSVAIWLDGYEVATRAAPDLLGESEFFFPGHVAVCGIVAIEATTCITFRHAELLASHHRVQLLRNLGAVAVDKLIRADATLVRWGKKISQLQQSIDKSQNAWYRERSTEAYENGLRTVTAVTPRTDRFVIWFSDLIGYSIVVRGLDPEKVQNLVCRALNDQQDAINENEGHIDKFLGDGVMAFWPIANSQEDRCRQSHLALKAALESVVRLAHPGPDGASKLRIRLGLHCGEALFVNLGSRDRMQVTLIGQDVNKAARLEQYKDEDADDASILASIRVSSELADCLTAELLEAFSEERMMTAKYNEQISFRICLVRTIEQAKALTGEIDAQLARMSFKYIYDL encoded by the coding sequence ATGGACAACATCACGCGTTTTGCTGGAAAGGTTGCTGCCTCGAAGTTATTCAAGGACATCGACGATATTCCGGGACTGCTTCGGTCCCTCAATGCCGGAGAGGTAGTATTGCCGCTCGGGAAACAACTTGTCACGCCGGGGACGAAACCGTCGAAAGTCTTCTGGATCATTGCTGAGGGTTCGGTTGCGATCTGGCTCGACGGGTATGAGGTTGCAACGCGTGCGGCTCCAGACCTTTTAGGCGAGTCGGAGTTCTTCTTCCCCGGTCACGTGGCAGTCTGTGGCATCGTGGCGATAGAAGCTACAACGTGCATCACGTTTCGACATGCCGAGCTCCTCGCTAGTCACCACCGCGTTCAGTTGCTTCGTAATCTTGGAGCGGTCGCAGTTGACAAGCTCATTCGAGCCGACGCTACCCTGGTCAGATGGGGTAAGAAGATCAGCCAATTGCAGCAGAGTATCGACAAGTCTCAGAACGCATGGTACAGGGAAAGGTCAACCGAGGCCTACGAAAACGGGCTGAGGACCGTGACTGCGGTTACGCCGCGAACGGACCGCTTCGTCATCTGGTTCTCTGACTTGATCGGTTACAGTATAGTCGTCCGTGGACTCGATCCGGAGAAGGTCCAGAACCTCGTTTGCCGCGCATTGAACGATCAGCAAGATGCGATCAACGAGAACGAAGGGCATATCGATAAATTCCTGGGCGATGGAGTAATGGCCTTCTGGCCGATCGCGAACTCGCAGGAAGATAGGTGCCGTCAGTCACACTTAGCTCTGAAAGCTGCACTAGAGTCGGTTGTCAGGTTGGCTCATCCCGGTCCCGACGGTGCCAGCAAACTACGCATTCGGCTTGGACTTCATTGTGGCGAGGCATTGTTCGTGAACTTGGGCTCCCGTGATCGCATGCAAGTGACCCTCATCGGTCAAGATGTAAACAAAGCCGCCCGACTTGAGCAGTATAAAGACGAAGACGCGGATGACGCGTCCATTTTGGCATCGATCCGGGTGAGTTCCGAACTGGCGGATTGCCTTACCGCGGAGCTCCTGGAAGCCTTCTCTGAAGAGCGAATGATGACCGCTAAGTATAACGAACAGATATCGTTCCGTATTTGTTTGGTCCGAACGATCGAACAAGCTAAGGCGCTTACCGGCGAAATTGATGCACAACTTGCCCGCATGTCATTCAAGTATATCTATGATCTTTGA
- a CDS encoding DUF4942 domain-containing protein: protein MRERENRARQVGCGRKPHPGTPPKHGKAQVMTCESTLFQSEQSTTQPEQTGLALQRSLSDITAEYDQKLASLPQAIANFEAAGTTLKTAACIGGTWGNSSIDTGHVYEGKLQDALLQSAWLHVYNGLNIERIASAADKRRFQQAMVTPAPFTLENIRATFGDFILNPRGNILRGLAEVFCDLDPAYKSHDKVRIGVKGLPKRVILSSLSDYGWGRDRLANILNALAAYQNKPLAEYSETSHFLKDGDSLAIARGVRLKRFANGNGHLFFEPDALRDINLALAEYYGEVLPDTSEDKPTEKRPGTAVSKDLQYYPTPAAVVEQVLADVYIREGERVLEPSCGCGRFLDAIRKKGADAVGIEVDPGRAAQARAKGHKVLLANFLETVPTRDYDHVVMNPPFFGQHYAKHVNHALKFLKPGGKLTAILPATARYDHGLLDGRWQDLPVGSFSESGTNINTTVLTMWAKEAA from the coding sequence TTGCGTGAACGCGAGAATCGCGCTAGACAGGTGGGGTGCGGTCGGAAGCCGCACCCCGGTACACCACCTAAACATGGAAAGGCCCAGGTGATGACATGCGAATCTACACTTTTTCAATCTGAACAGTCAACAACTCAACCCGAACAAACGGGGCTCGCACTTCAGCGAAGTCTCTCCGACATCACGGCGGAGTACGATCAAAAACTGGCTTCCCTACCCCAGGCCATCGCCAATTTCGAGGCGGCCGGCACGACACTAAAAACCGCCGCTTGTATCGGCGGTACGTGGGGAAACAGCAGCATCGACACTGGACATGTCTACGAGGGCAAGCTCCAGGATGCGTTGCTACAATCTGCCTGGTTACACGTGTACAACGGGCTGAACATCGAGCGGATCGCCAGTGCCGCGGATAAGCGCCGGTTCCAGCAGGCTATGGTAACCCCGGCCCCATTTACCCTCGAAAACATCCGGGCGACGTTCGGCGACTTCATTCTCAACCCCCGGGGTAACATCCTTCGAGGTTTGGCGGAAGTGTTCTGCGACCTCGATCCCGCGTACAAGAGCCACGACAAGGTCAGGATTGGCGTCAAAGGCTTGCCGAAAAGGGTTATCCTGTCGAGCCTCAGCGACTATGGTTGGGGGCGTGATCGCCTTGCCAACATCCTCAACGCTCTCGCGGCTTACCAGAACAAACCGCTGGCGGAGTACTCGGAAACAAGCCATTTCCTGAAGGATGGCGACAGCCTGGCGATTGCTCGCGGCGTTCGGCTAAAGCGGTTCGCCAATGGCAACGGACACCTGTTCTTCGAGCCGGATGCCCTCCGCGACATCAATCTTGCCCTTGCTGAATACTACGGCGAAGTGCTTCCCGACACCTCGGAAGATAAGCCAACAGAGAAGCGACCCGGGACGGCCGTCTCGAAAGACCTCCAGTATTACCCGACGCCCGCTGCCGTGGTGGAACAGGTACTGGCGGACGTATACATTCGCGAAGGGGAACGGGTGTTGGAACCTTCCTGCGGATGCGGCCGGTTCCTCGATGCCATACGGAAAAAGGGAGCGGATGCCGTCGGGATCGAGGTTGACCCCGGCAGAGCCGCTCAGGCGAGGGCCAAGGGCCACAAGGTCCTGCTGGCCAACTTCCTGGAAACCGTTCCCACCCGGGATTACGACCACGTGGTTATGAATCCTCCCTTCTTCGGGCAACACTATGCGAAGCACGTCAACCACGCTCTTAAATTCCTGAAGCCGGGTGGAAAGCTGACCGCCATACTGCCGGCCACCGCCCGCTATGACCACGGGTTGCTTGACGGACGCTGGCAAGACCTCCCGGTGGGATCGTTCAGCGAGAGCGGAACGAACATCAACACCACGGTCCTGACGATGTGGGCGAAGGAGGCAGCATGA
- a CDS encoding DUF6362 family protein has translation MLDAVEVFEQIERATRTLKKLPRVGVKSRFCNWPEVIQNFMDAYGYTDPVPPKIVPTARQLTEMDQVIRWLAWLSSFGEEYPRIVWSRAAGASWRGIAGRVGLSPPTCKERFRIGVCAIMYAIEEKKVS, from the coding sequence ATGCTTGATGCCGTCGAAGTCTTCGAACAGATCGAGCGGGCCACCCGCACCCTCAAGAAGCTTCCCCGCGTCGGCGTCAAATCCCGCTTCTGCAACTGGCCCGAGGTGATACAGAACTTCATGGACGCCTACGGGTACACCGATCCCGTCCCGCCGAAGATCGTTCCCACGGCCCGGCAACTCACGGAAATGGACCAGGTGATCCGCTGGCTTGCGTGGCTCTCCAGCTTCGGCGAGGAGTATCCCCGTATCGTCTGGTCACGGGCCGCCGGGGCGTCATGGCGGGGGATTGCGGGTCGCGTCGGACTGTCTCCACCCACCTGCAAGGAGCGATTCAGAATCGGCGTATGTGCCATCATGTACGCGATCGAAGAGAAAAAGGTTTCATAG
- a CDS encoding carbohydrate-binding protein, which produces MRKRIIAASGTDQPAPADVWMNPENVARVEVSSEEPEHPIEAALLPGTGWRASRPGPQTIRLVFDGPQLIRRIRLRFVADAHTRTQEFVLRWVNTSSEPREIVRQQWNFSGSTEELEDYRVDLPGVIELELVVTPYISGGDAHASLAEMRVA; this is translated from the coding sequence ATGCGGAAGAGGATTATCGCAGCAAGTGGTACTGACCAACCCGCCCCGGCCGATGTGTGGATGAACCCGGAGAATGTGGCGAGGGTCGAGGTCAGTTCGGAGGAACCGGAACACCCGATCGAAGCCGCACTCCTCCCGGGTACAGGCTGGCGTGCCTCCCGCCCCGGGCCACAAACCATCCGCCTGGTGTTCGATGGTCCCCAACTTATTCGTCGTATCCGCCTGCGGTTCGTGGCAGATGCCCACACCCGGACGCAAGAATTCGTCCTCCGATGGGTGAATACCTCGTCAGAACCTCGGGAAATTGTTCGGCAGCAGTGGAACTTCAGCGGATCGACCGAGGAATTGGAGGACTACCGGGTGGACCTGCCCGGGGTCATCGAGTTAGAACTCGTCGTCACACCATACATCTCCGGAGGAGATGCCCATGCGTCCCTGGCGGAGATGCGAGTCGCGTAG
- a CDS encoding terminase small subunit gives MASDHLTPKQEKFCQKYIELGNASEAYRQAYDAENMSPEAIHEEAYRLTIHPDVSLRIEDLRRLARKRHEVTADRVIAEYAKLAFLDIRKAFDEDGNLKPIHEMDDDTAAAIAGLEVEVKRVAGSSSDDLESQAHGGALKRTYADLSTRIHKIKLADKKGALDSLARHLGMFTDKTELSGPNGTPLPSAVIAVTPEAVKAIVQQVRDEF, from the coding sequence ATGGCCTCCGATCACCTCACACCAAAACAAGAAAAATTCTGCCAGAAGTACATCGAACTCGGAAACGCGAGCGAAGCGTACCGCCAGGCGTATGACGCAGAAAACATGAGCCCAGAAGCGATCCACGAGGAAGCCTACCGGCTCACCATTCACCCTGATGTTTCCCTGAGAATTGAAGACCTTCGCCGGCTCGCCCGGAAACGACACGAAGTCACGGCTGATCGCGTTATCGCCGAATACGCCAAGCTGGCCTTCCTCGACATCCGCAAAGCGTTCGATGAAGACGGCAACTTGAAGCCGATTCACGAGATGGATGACGACACCGCCGCGGCGATCGCCGGGTTGGAAGTCGAAGTCAAGCGGGTGGCAGGGAGTAGCTCGGACGACCTGGAGTCTCAAGCCCACGGCGGTGCCTTGAAGCGGACGTACGCGGATCTCTCGACCCGCATCCACAAAATCAAGCTCGCGGATAAGAAGGGTGCCCTTGATTCTCTCGCCCGCCACCTCGGCATGTTCACCGACAAGACCGAACTCTCCGGCCCGAACGGAACGCCGTTACCTTCGGCAGTGATCGCCGTGACCCCCGAGGCCGTGAAAGCGATCGTCCAGCAAGTTCGTGACGAGTTCTGA
- a CDS encoding HNH endonuclease signature motif containing protein has translation MTEKKTVPGYNIVNGKKGCQSIPFTERLISKIIRCKGTGCWIWQGASTTLGYGQIWKKGKNILAHRAVFEMFKYAVPKGFELDHLCRNKSCVNPQHLEVVTHSENLLRAMRHKKARAAIAKARGENAELAV, from the coding sequence ATGACTGAGAAGAAGACGGTGCCAGGATATAACATAGTTAATGGGAAAAAGGGTTGCCAATCAATTCCCTTTACTGAAAGATTGATTTCAAAAATAATCAGATGCAAAGGAACTGGTTGTTGGATTTGGCAAGGAGCCTCTACCACCTTGGGATATGGGCAAATCTGGAAAAAAGGAAAGAATATCTTGGCACATAGAGCAGTATTTGAGATGTTCAAATATGCCGTGCCCAAGGGTTTCGAGTTAGATCATTTGTGTAGAAATAAATCATGCGTGAATCCGCAACACTTAGAAGTTGTCACTCATTCGGAGAATCTATTGAGGGCAATGCGGCATAAAAAGGCACGAGCAGCGATCGCCAAGGCCAGAGGTGAGAACGCGGAGCTGGCTGTATGA
- a CDS encoding response regulator, producing MSTLRELAHEACTLFTRASSKNRAGRHLEAGEPTSRAVEVIAQATDEIDRRLQALANLITTPPATRVLCVDDNRDVADSEADLLRIVGFVALACYSGASALSEAPAFRPTLCLIDLNMPGMDGDELAMRLRVQLQPPLRLMAITARDDEASRARIRAAGFDLHLVKPVDPQKLLALVDRR from the coding sequence ATGAGTACGCTCCGCGAGCTGGCCCACGAGGCCTGTACCCTGTTTACCAGGGCCAGCAGTAAAAACCGCGCGGGTCGACATCTTGAGGCAGGTGAGCCCACTTCTCGTGCCGTCGAGGTCATCGCCCAGGCAACCGACGAGATAGATCGCCGTCTGCAGGCATTGGCTAACCTGATCACGACACCGCCCGCCACTCGTGTCCTGTGCGTCGATGACAACCGTGATGTCGCGGATTCTGAGGCGGACCTCTTACGGATTGTCGGCTTCGTTGCCCTCGCCTGTTATAGCGGGGCATCAGCCCTCTCGGAGGCTCCTGCGTTCCGGCCGACTCTGTGCCTGATCGACCTGAACATGCCCGGAATGGACGGCGACGAACTAGCCATGCGGTTGCGGGTACAATTACAGCCGCCGCTTAGGCTTATGGCCATTACCGCGAGGGACGACGAGGCGAGCCGGGCTCGAATCCGGGCGGCTGGGTTCGATCTTCATCTAGTCAAGCCCGTTGACCCACAGAAGTTGCTCGCTCTCGTTGATCGCCGGTGA
- a CDS encoding zinc-finger-containing protein: MSLCPYCGSGTKLVLGRAIYADRWPQLADKPFRACERYPTCDAYVGCHPGTETSLGRLADKQLRSWKLRAHDSFDPLWKAKLAKRRREQGEYPKSRARGSGYKWLAGQLGIPVDQCHIGMFDVDTCRRVVTLCEPYARRLHSRRAA, from the coding sequence ATGAGCCTCTGTCCGTACTGCGGAAGTGGGACCAAGCTCGTCTTGGGTCGGGCGATCTATGCCGACCGGTGGCCGCAACTCGCTGACAAACCGTTCAGGGCCTGCGAACGCTACCCGACGTGTGATGCCTACGTGGGCTGTCACCCGGGCACTGAGACGTCACTGGGCCGCTTAGCGGACAAGCAACTTCGGTCTTGGAAACTTCGCGCTCACGACAGCTTTGACCCCCTCTGGAAAGCGAAGCTGGCGAAACGGCGCCGGGAACAGGGTGAATATCCGAAGAGTCGGGCACGAGGCAGCGGCTACAAGTGGTTGGCCGGCCAACTCGGCATTCCGGTCGACCAGTGTCACATCGGGATGTTTGATGTGGACACCTGCCGACGGGTCGTCACCCTTTGTGAGCCCTACGCCCGTCGACTCCATTCGAGGAGAGCGGCATGA
- the ssb gene encoding single-stranded DNA-binding protein, producing MAGSINEATLLGNLGKDPEVRKTQDGKEIVTLSVATSESWREKSTGDRKERVEWHRVVIFNDALAGIARDFLRKGSKVYLRGQIQSRKWVDQSGQEKYATEVVLQGFGAMLVLLDPKKDDSPDRQTQAGGMSQPSGAFTDDSEIPF from the coding sequence ATGGCAGGAAGCATCAACGAAGCGACATTACTGGGAAATCTGGGAAAAGACCCTGAAGTCCGAAAAACGCAGGACGGCAAGGAAATTGTGACCCTTTCCGTGGCTACCTCCGAGTCATGGCGAGAGAAATCAACGGGAGATCGGAAAGAGCGTGTTGAATGGCATCGCGTTGTAATATTCAACGATGCGCTTGCGGGCATCGCTCGTGACTTTCTGAGGAAGGGCTCGAAAGTCTATCTGCGCGGTCAGATACAAAGCCGGAAGTGGGTCGATCAAAGTGGTCAGGAGAAGTACGCCACCGAGGTCGTGCTTCAGGGGTTTGGAGCCATGCTTGTCCTTCTGGACCCGAAGAAAGACGACTCACCAGACCGGCAAACGCAAGCTGGTGGAATGAGTCAGCCTAGTGGCGCATTCACCGACGATTCAGAAATCCCCTTTTAA
- a CDS encoding HNH endonuclease signature motif containing protein, translating into MAEGTIDTVTEKRKCGRKARPPTSCIVEGCEQMAQSKGMCGKHYVRMLRHGNTEGILQFGDPLERFHQKYAVNPETGCWEWACYRHPKGYGILAIGKRTKVRAHRFAYERLVGPIPAGLQVCHRCDNRRCVNPEHLFIGTNQDNARDMWAKGRAAKIERKLTWPTATNIRVLYCRGMTIGAISSIYGVDDETIRHVVKGLSWLCQ; encoded by the coding sequence ATGGCTGAAGGCACAATAGACACAGTTACCGAGAAGCGCAAGTGCGGACGGAAAGCGCGCCCACCGACTTCATGCATCGTCGAGGGCTGCGAGCAAATGGCCCAAAGCAAGGGCATGTGCGGGAAGCATTACGTCCGAATGCTTCGACATGGGAACACTGAGGGCATTCTCCAGTTTGGCGATCCACTCGAACGGTTCCATCAGAAGTACGCGGTGAATCCCGAGACGGGATGCTGGGAATGGGCCTGCTACCGACACCCGAAGGGATACGGCATCCTTGCCATCGGAAAGCGCACCAAGGTGAGGGCTCACCGCTTCGCTTACGAGCGACTCGTCGGGCCAATTCCCGCCGGCCTGCAAGTCTGCCATCGTTGCGACAACCGGCGCTGCGTGAATCCGGAGCACTTGTTTATCGGAACGAACCAGGACAACGCCCGTGACATGTGGGCAAAGGGGCGCGCCGCTAAAATTGAACGAAAGCTGACTTGGCCGACGGCAACCAATATCCGTGTCTTGTACTGCCGGGGCATGACAATCGGAGCCATTTCCAGCATCTACGGAGTCGATGATGAGACCATTCGGCACGTGGTCAAGGGCTTGTCGTGGCTCTGCCAGTAA
- a CDS encoding siphovirus Gp157 family protein, whose amino-acid sequence MQGHETDIRTKIRRLRELRYVAESEDFADLSDGLTGVEDFRSLCLELAEEAIEREMLAEAIESRIKDLQARRQRFLHGAEMLRTLVLQCMDTRGEKAISSPELTLSISTRSADVVVTDEAAVPSRFFTPQPPNLDKKALKDAVLTDGEVIDGVSLGNGKISLTIRRK is encoded by the coding sequence ATGCAAGGACACGAAACGGATATTCGCACGAAGATCAGGCGATTGCGAGAACTGAGGTATGTCGCAGAATCGGAGGATTTCGCCGACCTGTCCGATGGCTTAACGGGGGTGGAAGATTTCCGGTCCTTGTGTCTCGAACTGGCAGAGGAAGCGATCGAACGGGAGATGCTGGCCGAGGCCATCGAGTCACGGATCAAAGACCTCCAGGCGCGAAGGCAGCGATTCCTCCACGGTGCCGAGATGCTGCGGACCCTCGTTTTACAGTGCATGGACACCCGTGGCGAGAAAGCCATTTCCTCTCCCGAACTGACGCTGAGCATCTCGACCCGGTCGGCGGATGTGGTTGTCACCGACGAGGCCGCAGTGCCGTCCCGGTTCTTCACGCCCCAACCTCCGAATCTGGACAAGAAGGCGCTGAAGGATGCCGTCTTGACGGACGGGGAAGTGATCGACGGGGTGTCGCTCGGGAATGGGAAAATCAGCTTGACCATCCGGAGGAAATAA
- the rpsU gene encoding 30S ribosomal protein S21 produces the protein MGLRMRVHDREPIGAALRRFKKLIERSGMKKEIRAHEYYEKPCEERSRKKSRKKSAIRKAASGKPAKPERSF, from the coding sequence ATGGGATTGCGAATGCGCGTTCACGACCGAGAACCCATCGGCGCGGCCCTCCGTCGGTTCAAAAAACTGATCGAGCGAAGCGGAATGAAGAAAGAAATCCGAGCCCACGAGTATTACGAGAAGCCGTGCGAAGAGCGAAGCCGGAAGAAGTCCAGGAAGAAAAGCGCGATCAGGAAAGCCGCCTCGGGTAAGCCCGCGAAACCGGAACGGTCGTTCTGA
- the bet gene encoding phage recombination protein Bet, producing the protein MTDITHRSYTASQLALIRRTVAKDTNQDEFDLFIEICKQQGLDPFKKQIFAQVYNKDKADKRQIVIVTSIDGYRAKAQRCGDYRPAEEETRFEADSSLKDPQCNPMGLIRAVVKVFKFGPDKVWYPVVGEARWDEFAPLDDAEFDWVDTGETWPDTGKPKKKKVARSAKKTLKEGNWKNMPHVMLGKCAEAQALRRGWPEALSGLYVQEEMDKVQLDMTATEAVEAYERDERLKRTATKETVPAIFEMTEGLQLVPLGRFADRVMEYVQSLDDVTSFDFWKDQNVRALQQYWAVASSDALQLKKDLEQHRAKLAESPLGSAA; encoded by the coding sequence ATGACCGACATCACCCACAGGAGTTACACCGCGTCGCAACTGGCGCTGATCCGTCGTACGGTCGCCAAGGACACCAACCAGGACGAATTCGACCTATTCATCGAGATCTGTAAGCAGCAGGGTCTGGACCCGTTCAAGAAGCAAATCTTCGCCCAGGTCTACAACAAAGACAAAGCGGACAAGCGCCAGATCGTAATCGTGACCAGCATCGACGGCTATCGGGCAAAAGCCCAGCGGTGCGGGGATTACCGGCCGGCCGAGGAGGAAACCCGGTTCGAAGCCGATTCATCGCTGAAAGACCCGCAGTGCAACCCGATGGGACTGATTCGCGCGGTCGTCAAGGTGTTCAAGTTCGGTCCGGACAAGGTGTGGTATCCGGTCGTCGGCGAGGCTCGCTGGGATGAGTTCGCCCCCCTTGATGACGCCGAGTTCGACTGGGTGGACACGGGCGAGACGTGGCCGGATACCGGAAAGCCGAAGAAAAAGAAAGTGGCCAGGAGTGCGAAGAAAACGCTGAAAGAAGGCAACTGGAAGAACATGCCGCACGTCATGCTCGGCAAGTGTGCGGAGGCGCAAGCGTTGCGGAGGGGCTGGCCGGAAGCGCTCAGCGGCCTGTACGTCCAGGAGGAGATGGACAAGGTCCAACTGGACATGACCGCCACGGAGGCGGTGGAGGCGTACGAGCGGGACGAGCGGCTTAAGCGAACCGCCACGAAGGAGACGGTGCCCGCGATCTTCGAGATGACCGAGGGGCTCCAACTCGTCCCGTTGGGCAGGTTCGCCGATCGGGTCATGGAGTACGTGCAGTCCCTCGACGACGTAACGTCCTTCGACTTCTGGAAGGATCAGAACGTCCGGGCCCTCCAGCAATACTGGGCCGTGGCCTCGTCGGATGCGTTGCAGTTGAAAAAAGACCTGGAGCAGCACCGGGCGAAGCTGGCCGAGAGCCCGCTCGGGTCGGCCGCATGA